From the genome of Fusobacterium varium, one region includes:
- a CDS encoding PASTA domain, with amino-acid sequence MNKKSICFSFLTLIAVVLIAFFSFKIFEKIYFNETFYSVPDLKTLTLAEAEKMLENNELNIRNMGEEFSELPVGEIFLQEPEAGNIVKKNRNIKVWISKGEALTEVPELKGMNFLDAKAIAEQKGLIVDRVATTKANIAYNEVISTDPATGTLLRRGQKISFLINGSEQLMEVKVPDVIGVEINKAKEILTENSLLVGKITYVSLPEIEKDLVIETSVLAGRRVSAGTVIDLTVNK; translated from the coding sequence ATGAATAAAAAGTCAATATGTTTCTCTTTTCTTACTTTAATAGCTGTTGTCTTAATAGCTTTCTTTTCATTCAAGATATTTGAAAAAATATACTTCAATGAAACTTTCTATTCTGTTCCAGATTTAAAAACGCTAACTTTAGCTGAAGCTGAAAAAATGTTAGAAAATAATGAACTGAATATCAGAAATATGGGTGAAGAATTCTCTGAACTTCCTGTGGGAGAAATCTTTCTTCAAGAACCGGAAGCTGGGAACATTGTAAAGAAGAATAGAAATATCAAAGTATGGATAAGTAAAGGAGAAGCTCTTACAGAAGTTCCTGAGTTAAAAGGAATGAATTTTCTAGATGCAAAAGCTATTGCTGAACAAAAAGGACTCATTGTAGATAGAGTTGCTACTACAAAAGCTAACATTGCATACAATGAAGTAATATCAACTGATCCTGCTACTGGTACTCTTCTCAGAAGAGGACAAAAAATATCTTTTCTTATCAATGGCTCTGAACAGCTTATGGAGGTAAAAGTTCCTGATGTTATTGGAGTTGAGATAAATAAAGCTAAAGAAATTCTTACAGAGAATTCTCTTCTTGTAGGTAAAATAACTTATGTATCTCTTCCAGAAATAGAAAAAGATTTAGTTATTGAAACAAGTGTTTTAGCTGGTAGAAGAGTTTCAGCTGGTACAGTAATTGATTTAACTGTAAATAAATAA
- the hpt gene encoding Hypoxanthine phosphoribosyltransferase encodes MDYTIETLIPREAVEKRIKELASEIEKDYKGREVIVLGLLKGSVIFMSDLIKEIDIPLVIDFMSVSSYGNGTDSTGIVKILKDTDFDLKDKEILIVEDIIDTGLTLKYVREFIESKGTKNVAICTLLDKPSRRKVEIKGDYVGFEIPDEFVVGYGLDYAQHHRNLPYVGMVVKK; translated from the coding sequence TTGGATTATACAATTGAAACATTGATACCGAGAGAAGCAGTAGAAAAAAGAATAAAGGAACTTGCTTCTGAAATAGAAAAAGACTACAAAGGTAGAGAAGTAATAGTTTTAGGATTACTGAAAGGTTCTGTTATTTTTATGAGTGATCTTATAAAAGAGATAGATATACCTTTAGTAATTGATTTTATGAGTGTATCAAGCTATGGAAATGGAACTGACAGTACAGGTATTGTAAAAATATTAAAAGATACTGACTTTGATTTGAAAGATAAGGAGATACTTATTGTTGAAGATATAATTGATACAGGGCTTACTTTAAAATATGTAAGAGAGTTTATAGAATCTAAAGGAACAAAAAATGTAGCAATATGTACTCTTTTAGATAAACCGAGCAGGAGAAAAGTAGAAATCAAAGGAGATTATGTTGGTTTTGAAATTCCTGATGAATTTGTAGTAGGGTATGGTTTAGACTATGCTCAGCATCATAGAAATCTGCCATATGTAGGAATGGTAGTAAAAAAATAG
- the rsmA gene encoding Ribosomal RNA small subunit methyltransferase A — protein MSFKHKKKFGQNFLTDQKEVLRKIMEVSDVNENDTILEIGPGEGALTALLLDKAQKVVAVEIDRDLEKILRKKFNDNPKYTLVMNDVLETDLKEYLTLGIKVVANIPYYITSPIINKLIENREIIDEIYIMVQKEVAERICARKGKERSVLTLAVEYFGKAEYLFTIPKEAFTPIPKVDSAFMSIKLYKDDKYKKIIEEDIFFKYVKAAFANKRKNLLNNFTALGISKDELRKILSEAGIKETERAENLTIEDFINLIAVFEKK, from the coding sequence ATGTCCTTTAAACATAAAAAGAAATTTGGTCAGAACTTCCTTACTGATCAAAAAGAAGTTTTGAGAAAAATAATGGAAGTATCAGATGTAAATGAAAATGATACCATATTGGAGATAGGACCAGGAGAAGGAGCATTAACTGCATTGCTTTTGGATAAAGCACAAAAAGTAGTAGCAGTTGAAATAGACAGAGATTTAGAAAAAATATTAAGAAAAAAATTTAATGATAATCCTAAATATACTCTTGTAATGAATGATGTTTTAGAAACTGACTTAAAAGAATATCTTACACTAGGAATAAAAGTTGTTGCTAATATTCCATACTATATAACTTCACCAATTATAAATAAATTAATTGAGAATAGAGAGATAATAGATGAAATATATATAATGGTACAAAAAGAAGTTGCTGAAAGAATATGTGCTAGAAAAGGTAAAGAAAGAAGTGTTTTAACTCTTGCAGTAGAATATTTTGGCAAGGCTGAATATCTTTTTACTATACCTAAAGAAGCTTTTACACCTATTCCTAAAGTGGATTCAGCCTTTATGTCTATAAAGCTTTATAAAGATGATAAATATAAAAAAATTATAGAAGAAGATATATTTTTCAAATATGTAAAAGCAGCTTTTGCCAATAAGAGAAAAAACCTCTTAAATAATTTTACAGCTTTAGGAATATCTAAAGATGAATTAAGAAAAATTTTAAGTGAAGCTGGAATTAAAGAAACAGAAAGAGCAGAAAATCTTACTATAGAGGATTTTATAAATTTAATAGCTGTATTTGAAAAAAAATAA
- a CDS encoding Predicted RNA-binding protein (contains KH domain), with amino-acid sequence MEKLEKLISYIIKELVDTKEEVRIDYDAIDDTIIFKVSVAKGEMGKIIGKNGLTANAIRGVMQAAGVKDKLNVNVEFLD; translated from the coding sequence ATGGAAAAATTAGAAAAACTTATAAGTTACATCATAAAAGAATTAGTAGATACTAAAGAAGAAGTAAGAATTGATTATGATGCTATAGATGACACTATTATTTTTAAAGTAAGTGTTGCTAAAGGTGAAATGGGAAAAATAATTGGTAAAAATGGACTTACAGCTAATGCAATAAGAGGAGTTATGCAGGCAGCTGGAGTAAAAGATAAATTAAATGTAAATGTAGAATTTTTAGATTAG
- the rimM gene encoding Ribosome maturation factor rimM: MELLTVGKISGTHHLKGAVKIIANIGDAEILEGNRVIVELPEGEQKIFTVISVSPLVGNKWVAEFQEITNKTEAGKLKNSLIKIRRELLGIGEDEYLLNDLLDMKAVDIDNGEILGKVTDIFETAAHDILVIEGTNTEIMVPDIDEFVKKIDFDNREIFIHLIEGMKEVKGQKLKQDDGIEEELEENEEK, from the coding sequence ATGGAACTTTTAACAGTTGGTAAAATTTCTGGAACACATCACTTAAAAGGAGCTGTAAAAATAATAGCTAACATAGGAGATGCTGAAATTCTTGAAGGAAATAGAGTAATAGTAGAACTTCCTGAAGGAGAGCAGAAAATATTTACTGTAATAAGTGTAAGTCCTTTAGTTGGGAATAAATGGGTAGCTGAATTTCAGGAAATAACTAATAAAACTGAAGCTGGAAAATTAAAAAACTCTCTTATAAAAATAAGAAGAGAACTTCTTGGAATAGGAGAAGATGAGTATCTTTTAAATGATCTTTTAGATATGAAAGCTGTGGATATTGACAATGGAGAAATTCTTGGAAAAGTAACTGATATATTTGAAACAGCAGCTCATGATATTTTAGTTATTGAAGGAACAAATACAGAAATAATGGTGCCAGATATAGATGAATTTGTAAAGAAAATAGATTTTGATAACAGAGAAATATTTATCCATCTTATAGAGGGAATGAAGGAAGTAAAAGGTCAAAAACTAAAACAAGATGATGGGATAGAAGAAGAACTTGAGGAAAATGAGGAGAAATAA
- the trmD gene encoding tRNA (guanine-N(1)-)-methyltransferase translates to MKINILTLFPEMFSGFKSESIIGRAVEKGSLEINVIDIRDFCYDKHKQADDTPFGGGAGMVMKPEPLIRALKTMAGKVIYTSPQGVKFNQQLAIELAQEKEITIIAGHYEGIDERVIESNVDIEISIGDFVLTGGELPAMVMTDCIARLIPGVIKKESYENDSFFNGLLDYPHYTRPAEYEGMKVPEVLLSGHHKNIELWRLKESLKRTYLRRKDLLEKRELSKIEKKLLSEIKAELGKEQK, encoded by the coding sequence ATGAAAATCAATATTTTGACTCTATTTCCAGAGATGTTTTCTGGATTCAAAAGTGAAAGTATAATAGGGAGGGCTGTTGAAAAGGGTAGCCTTGAAATAAATGTAATAGATATAAGGGATTTTTGTTATGATAAACATAAACAGGCTGATGATACTCCTTTTGGGGGAGGAGCAGGAATGGTAATGAAACCTGAACCTCTCATTAGAGCATTGAAAACAATGGCTGGAAAGGTAATATATACTTCTCCACAGGGAGTAAAATTTAATCAACAGCTTGCCATAGAGCTTGCTCAGGAAAAAGAGATAACTATAATTGCAGGACATTATGAAGGGATAGATGAAAGAGTAATTGAAAGTAATGTTGATATAGAAATATCTATTGGAGATTTTGTTCTTACAGGAGGAGAATTACCTGCAATGGTAATGACTGACTGTATTGCAAGGCTTATTCCGGGAGTTATAAAAAAAGAATCTTATGAGAATGATTCTTTTTTCAATGGATTATTAGATTATCCTCATTACACAAGACCTGCTGAATATGAAGGAATGAAAGTTCCAGAAGTACTTCTATCAGGACATCATAAAAATATAGAACTTTGGAGACTTAAAGAAAGTCTGAAAAGAACATATTTAAGAAGAAAGGACTTACTGGAAAAAAGAGAGCTCAGCAAAATAGAAAAAAAACTTTTATCAGAGATAAAAGCAGAGCTTGGAAAGGAGCAGAAATGA
- the yrdA gene encoding carnitine operon protein CaiE has translation MIYKLNNLVPKIGKNNYIADTASIIGNVETGNNVSIWFSAVLRGDMGRIVIGDDSNVQDNSTLHGDYSFPTTIGKGVTIGHNCVVHGCTVGDNSVIGMGSQILNGSIIPKNCIVSAGSVVNSKLKAEEGDLIAGSPAKVIKKLSEKNWEYLDYARDSYLTKIKSYLEELEEININQED, from the coding sequence ATGATATACAAATTAAATAATCTTGTCCCTAAAATAGGAAAAAATAATTATATAGCAGATACTGCAAGTATTATTGGAAATGTAGAAACTGGAAATAATGTTTCTATATGGTTTTCAGCTGTACTAAGAGGAGATATGGGAAGAATAGTTATTGGAGATGACTCTAATGTTCAGGATAATTCAACTCTTCATGGAGATTATAGTTTTCCTACAACTATTGGAAAAGGAGTTACTATTGGACACAATTGTGTAGTTCATGGCTGTACTGTTGGAGATAATTCTGTGATAGGAATGGGAAGCCAAATACTTAATGGAAGTATAATTCCAAAAAATTGTATTGTATCAGCAGGATCAGTAGTAAATAGTAAATTAAAAGCAGAAGAGGGAGATCTTATAGCAGGGTCACCAGCTAAAGTTATAAAAAAATTATCTGAAAAAAATTGGGAATATTTGGACTATGCAAGAGATTCATATCTTACAAAGATAAAAAGTTATTTAGAAGAATTAGAAGAAATAAATATAAATCAAGAAGATTAG
- the polC gene encoding DNA polymerase III polC-type, whose protein sequence is MNRNEIRIKPQDSIFKQMGINSVDIKEIIFSERNKKMKFMCSVPCVKDLCELDIIYENIKKNFGKELEVDFRVEYTEKEMMKEELIAIVERAIIRLKARNAISKSFLYFYRIKIEEEAVNIELNEKTAIEILMNSGIDDKLGEILENYGIYNFKVKFILGDFSKELTEIEKQKQKEIITLSAKIDSDNSKVAASKPQKSNEVFVKQGFSKQGYTSNKTKEIKGNSISIEEFGELYEDEICIVEGEIFSIESRDIKNDKILMTIRITDERSSLTTKVFLDKNKKLEVAVGDFIKVSGKKQIDKFSDNEEIIMVNSINKLDKVKVQKTDNAPEKMVELHTHSKMSEMVGVEDISDLIKQAIAYGHKAMAITDYAVVHSFPFAYKAAKGKDFKAILGCEMYMVNDDSEMVRSSKDIPIEEENFVVFDLETMGLNSHEHEIIEIGAVKLQGTRIVERYSQLVNPKKTIPKKIQELTNISQDMVDNMPTIEEVLPKFMEFVGDSTMVAHNAPFDMGFIRRDVKKIMGYDYKPAVIDTLQMARDLYPELKAYGLKNLNKVLGLSLDNHHRAVDDSQATANMFIIFIEKYMEMGITNLNEITGALPINVKKQDTSNIIVLVKNLQGLHNMYRLVSEAHVDYYGNKKPRVLKSHIEKYREGLIIGSSLSSHFMNDGELSNYYMRYDYEKIEKNIDFYDYIELLPKGAYSELYEDDGTGTISSFSMIEDMNKYFYNLAKERGKLVTASSNVHYINETDSKIRSILLYGSGSVYRENQYKTDNKFYFRTTEELVNEFDYMGEDIAKEIVVSGTNTIADMIEVIKPVPDGFYPPKIDNAENIVKEMTYEKAYRIYGNPLPEIVKARLERELGAIIGNGFSVLYLSAQKLVKKSLDNGYLVGSRGSVGSSLVAYMMDITEVNALYPHYICTNPECKNSEFIEREGVGIDLPEKICPKCGQPYKRDGYSIPFEVFMGFNGEKVPDIDLNFSGEYQSEIHRYCEQLFGKENVFKAGTISTLAEKNAEGYVRKYFEEHEMKGNRAEIVRLAKKCEGAKKTTGQHPGGMVVVPRDHSIYEFCPVQKPANDEKNDSITTHFDYHVMDEQLVKLDILGHDDPTTIKMLQEYTGVDIYTIPIADPETLKIFSGTESLGITPEDINSVVGTFGVPEFGTPFVRQMLIDTMPKTFAELVRISGLSHGTDVWLNNAQEFIRQKKATLSQVITVRDDIMNYLIDQGLEKGTAFKIMEFVRKGKPSKDPEGWEKFSNEMKEHDVAEWYIESCRRIKYMFPKGHAVAYVMMAMRIAYFKVHYPLAFYAAYLSRKAEDFDYEIMSDPKTAKEHLAVLSKEPKLDVKKKAEMAICEIIVEMYARGYEFLPIDVYTSAGFKFTIEDGKIRIPLIALNGLGGAVIENLIKEREVSKFLSYEDLKRRTKISQTIIEKLKSINAVDSLSETNQISLF, encoded by the coding sequence ATGAATAGAAATGAGATTAGAATAAAACCTCAGGACAGCATTTTTAAACAGATGGGAATAAACTCTGTGGACATTAAAGAGATAATTTTCAGTGAAAGAAATAAGAAAATGAAGTTTATGTGTTCAGTTCCATGTGTAAAAGACCTCTGTGAGCTTGATATAATCTATGAAAATATAAAAAAGAATTTTGGAAAAGAACTAGAAGTAGATTTTAGAGTAGAGTATACAGAGAAAGAAATGATGAAGGAAGAACTTATAGCGATAGTAGAGAGAGCTATAATCAGACTTAAGGCAAGAAATGCTATTTCTAAATCATTTCTTTATTTTTATAGAATAAAAATAGAAGAAGAAGCTGTAAATATTGAACTTAATGAAAAGACAGCTATAGAAATTCTAATGAATTCTGGAATAGATGATAAACTTGGAGAAATACTGGAAAATTATGGAATATATAATTTTAAAGTTAAATTTATACTCGGGGATTTTTCTAAGGAATTAACAGAGATAGAAAAACAAAAGCAGAAAGAAATAATAACTTTATCTGCTAAAATAGATTCTGATAATTCAAAAGTAGCAGCATCTAAACCTCAAAAATCAAATGAGGTTTTTGTAAAACAAGGATTTTCAAAACAGGGATATACAAGTAATAAAACAAAAGAGATAAAAGGGAATTCTATTTCAATAGAGGAATTTGGAGAACTTTATGAAGATGAAATTTGTATAGTTGAAGGAGAAATATTTTCCATTGAAAGTAGAGATATCAAAAATGATAAAATTTTGATGACAATAAGAATAACAGATGAAAGAAGTTCTCTGACAACAAAAGTATTTCTTGATAAAAATAAGAAATTAGAGGTAGCAGTTGGAGATTTTATTAAAGTAAGTGGAAAGAAACAGATTGATAAATTTTCTGATAACGAAGAAATAATAATGGTGAATTCTATTAATAAACTTGATAAAGTAAAAGTTCAAAAAACTGATAATGCTCCAGAAAAAATGGTAGAACTTCATACACATAGTAAAATGAGTGAGATGGTTGGAGTAGAAGATATTTCAGATCTTATAAAACAGGCAATAGCTTATGGGCATAAGGCAATGGCTATAACAGATTATGCTGTGGTGCACTCTTTCCCATTTGCCTATAAAGCAGCTAAAGGAAAGGACTTTAAAGCTATTCTTGGTTGTGAAATGTATATGGTAAATGATGATTCTGAAATGGTAAGAAGTAGTAAGGATATACCAATAGAAGAAGAAAATTTTGTGGTATTTGACTTGGAAACTATGGGACTTAATTCTCATGAACATGAGATAATAGAAATAGGAGCTGTAAAACTTCAAGGAACAAGAATAGTAGAGAGATATTCACAATTAGTTAATCCTAAAAAAACTATTCCTAAAAAAATACAAGAACTTACGAATATATCTCAAGATATGGTTGACAATATGCCTACAATAGAGGAAGTACTTCCTAAATTTATGGAATTTGTAGGAGATTCTACAATGGTGGCACATAATGCTCCATTTGACATGGGATTTATAAGAAGAGATGTCAAAAAAATTATGGGATATGACTATAAGCCTGCAGTAATAGATACTTTACAAATGGCAAGAGATTTGTATCCTGAACTTAAAGCATATGGATTGAAAAATTTAAATAAAGTATTAGGGCTGTCATTAGATAACCACCATAGAGCTGTAGATGACTCACAAGCAACAGCTAATATGTTTATTATATTTATTGAAAAATATATGGAAATGGGAATAACTAATCTCAATGAGATAACAGGTGCTCTACCAATAAATGTAAAAAAACAAGATACCTCAAATATAATAGTATTGGTAAAGAATCTTCAAGGACTTCATAATATGTATAGATTAGTATCAGAAGCTCATGTTGATTATTATGGAAATAAGAAACCAAGAGTATTAAAGTCACATATAGAAAAATATAGAGAAGGATTGATTATAGGAAGTTCTCTTTCTTCACATTTTATGAATGATGGAGAATTATCTAATTACTATATGAGATATGATTATGAAAAAATAGAAAAAAATATAGATTTTTATGATTATATAGAGCTTCTTCCAAAGGGAGCGTACTCAGAGTTATATGAAGATGATGGGACTGGGACTATTTCGTCTTTTTCAATGATTGAAGATATGAATAAATATTTTTATAATCTGGCTAAAGAGAGAGGAAAATTAGTAACAGCAAGTTCTAATGTACATTATATAAATGAGACTGATAGTAAAATAAGAAGTATTCTTCTTTATGGAAGTGGAAGTGTTTATAGAGAGAATCAATATAAAACAGACAATAAATTTTATTTCAGAACAACAGAAGAACTTGTAAATGAATTCGACTATATGGGTGAAGATATTGCAAAGGAGATAGTTGTATCAGGAACAAATACCATAGCAGATATGATAGAAGTTATAAAACCAGTTCCAGATGGATTTTATCCTCCTAAGATAGATAATGCTGAAAATATAGTAAAAGAGATGACATATGAAAAAGCATATAGAATATATGGAAATCCTCTTCCAGAAATAGTTAAAGCAAGATTAGAAAGAGAGTTGGGGGCTATCATAGGTAATGGCTTTTCAGTTCTTTATCTTTCAGCTCAAAAGCTGGTTAAAAAATCACTGGATAATGGATATCTAGTTGGTTCCAGAGGATCAGTAGGATCTTCTTTAGTTGCTTATATGATGGATATCACAGAAGTTAATGCTCTTTATCCACACTATATATGTACAAATCCAGAGTGTAAAAATTCTGAGTTTATAGAAAGAGAAGGGGTAGGAATTGACCTTCCAGAAAAGATATGCCCTAAGTGTGGGCAGCCATATAAAAGAGATGGGTATTCAATACCTTTTGAAGTATTTATGGGATTCAATGGAGAAAAGGTACCAGATATTGACCTTAACTTCTCAGGAGAATATCAATCAGAAATACATAGATATTGTGAACAGCTTTTCGGAAAAGAAAATGTATTTAAAGCAGGGACTATATCTACATTGGCAGAAAAAAATGCTGAAGGTTATGTAAGAAAATATTTTGAAGAACATGAAATGAAAGGAAATAGAGCTGAAATAGTCAGACTTGCCAAGAAATGTGAGGGAGCTAAGAAAACTACAGGACAGCATCCAGGAGGAATGGTTGTAGTTCCTAGAGATCACTCTATATATGAGTTTTGTCCTGTACAGAAACCTGCAAATGATGAAAAAAATGATTCTATTACAACACATTTTGATTATCATGTAATGGATGAACAGTTAGTAAAACTAGATATACTTGGACATGACGATCCTACTACCATAAAGATGCTGCAGGAATATACAGGAGTGGATATTTATACTATTCCTATTGCTGATCCAGAAACGTTAAAAATATTTTCTGGAACTGAATCATTAGGAATTACCCCTGAAGATATAAACTCAGTAGTTGGAACTTTTGGAGTACCAGAATTTGGAACACCATTTGTAAGACAGATGCTTATAGATACTATGCCAAAAACTTTTGCTGAACTTGTAAGAATCTCAGGATTGTCACATGGTACAGATGTGTGGCTGAATAATGCTCAGGAATTCATAAGACAGAAAAAAGCAACTCTATCCCAAGTAATAACAGTGCGTGATGACATAATGAACTATCTTATTGACCAAGGTCTTGAAAAGGGAACAGCATTTAAAATAATGGAGTTTGTAAGAAAGGGAAAACCTTCAAAAGATCCAGAAGGATGGGAGAAATTCTCAAATGAAATGAAAGAGCATGATGTTGCTGAATGGTATATAGAGTCATGCAGAAGAATAAAATATATGTTTCCTAAGGGACATGCAGTTGCTTATGTTATGATGGCAATGAGAATAGCTTATTTCAAAGTACATTATCCTCTGGCTTTTTATGCAGCATATTTATCAAGAAAGGCAGAAGATTTTGATTATGAGATAATGAGTGATCCTAAAACAGCAAAGGAACATTTAGCAGTATTGAGTAAAGAACCTAAACTTGATGTAAAGAAAAAGGCTGAAATGGCAATATGTGAAATTATAGTAGAAATGTATGCCAGAGGTTATGAATTTCTTCCAATAGATGTATATACATCTGCTGGGTTTAAGTTTACAATAGAAGATGGCAAGATAAGAATACCTCTGATAGCTCTTAATGGACTAGGAGGAGCAGTAATAGAAAACTTAATAAAAGAAAGAGAAGTAAGTAAATTTTTATCATATGAAGATCTAAAAAGAAGAACAAAGATATCACAAACAATAATTGAAAAACTTAAATCTATAAATGCAGTAGATTCATTGAGTGAAACTAATCAGATATCGTTGTTTTAG
- a CDS encoding carboxylate/amino acid/amine transporter — MLNEKNETMGAMLVCLAATLWGFDSIVLTPRLFKLSVPYVVFMLHLLPFIGMTLIFGKDELKNIKKLDKRDLMFFFLVALFGGSLGTLSIVKALFLVNFHHLTVVTLLQKLQPVFAIILARVILKEREGKGFLFWAVMALIGGYFLTFQFNMPQMVYNGNMLLACFYALLAAFSFGSATVFGKRILKNASFRTALYLRYGLTAFIMFFIAFFTGSLGYINHTTPFQWLIFVIIGLTSGSGAILLYYKGLRYIKANVATMCELCFPVSSILFDYIFNGNVLSIIQILSAVLMLYSIYKITKNRVSR, encoded by the coding sequence ATGTTAAATGAAAAAAATGAAACCATGGGAGCTATGCTTGTATGTCTTGCAGCTACACTTTGGGGATTTGATTCTATAGTACTAACACCAAGACTATTTAAACTTAGTGTACCTTATGTGGTTTTTATGTTACACCTTCTTCCTTTTATAGGAATGACTTTGATATTTGGAAAAGATGAACTAAAGAATATAAAAAAGCTAGATAAAAGAGATTTAATGTTTTTCTTTTTAGTTGCATTATTTGGAGGTAGTTTAGGAACACTTTCAATAGTAAAAGCATTATTCTTAGTAAATTTTCATCATCTTACTGTAGTTACACTTTTACAAAAATTACAGCCTGTATTTGCTATTATATTGGCTAGAGTAATACTGAAAGAGAGAGAAGGCAAAGGATTTTTATTTTGGGCAGTAATGGCCCTTATAGGAGGATATTTTCTTACTTTTCAATTTAATATGCCTCAGATGGTGTATAATGGAAATATGTTACTAGCTTGTTTTTATGCACTTTTAGCAGCATTTTCTTTTGGAAGTGCCACTGTATTTGGAAAAAGGATTTTAAAAAATGCTTCCTTCAGAACAGCTTTGTATTTAAGGTATGGATTAACAGCTTTTATAATGTTTTTTATAGCTTTTTTTACAGGGAGTCTTGGATATATAAACCATACAACTCCATTTCAATGGCTGATATTTGTTATAATAGGTCTTACAAGTGGAAGTGGGGCAATACTTTTATATTATAAAGGGCTTAGATATATTAAAGCAAATGTAGCAACAATGTGTGAACTTTGTTTCCCTGTGTCAAGCATATTGTTTGACTATATATTTAATGGAAATGTTTTATCAATAATTCAAATATTAAGTGCAGTATTAATGCTGTATTCTATTTATAAGATAACTAAAAATAGAGTAAGTAGGTAA
- the hup_3 gene encoding HB, protein MTKKEFIDLYFEKGEFATKIDAEKKAAAFLAVIEEGLVSGEDITFLGFGKFEVADRAARTCRNPQTGEEMEVEAKKVVKFKAGKGLSEKVNQ, encoded by the coding sequence ATGACTAAAAAAGAGTTTATTGATTTATATTTTGAAAAAGGAGAATTTGCAACTAAAATTGATGCTGAAAAAAAAGCTGCAGCTTTTTTAGCAGTTATTGAAGAAGGTTTAGTAAGTGGAGAAGATATTACTTTCCTAGGATTTGGAAAATTTGAAGTTGCTGATAGAGCTGCTAGAACTTGTAGAAATCCACAAACTGGTGAAGAAATGGAAGTTGAAGCTAAGAAAGTAGTAAAATTCAAGGCAGGAAAAGGATTATCTGAAAAAGTAAATCAATAA